The sequence ATTTGTTGGTGCACCAATTTTTTGAGTGATCACCATGTCTAAAGGAACATCTAAAAACTTAGCAATCTCAACTCCGACTGGTACGCCTCCGCGTGGCAAAGCTAATACGAGCACGTCTTCATCGGTTTCAAAGGTTAATTCTTTGGCTAGTTGCTGGCCGGCATCCATTCTATCGTAAAATTTCATTCCGCTTCTCTCCTTTGTCTAACTTTGGTATACGCTTACATTTGTTGGTTTTTAGCAACTTCCTATCTCTTTTTATTTTAGTATACCGCTTATGTCAAATTTATTGAATCATTACGGTTGTTTTTCATGCATCCCGCTTGTCAGTCATACGGTCTAGAGGTTAAATCTCTGTCTATAAGGTACGCAAATCTCATTTTGGGAGCATCTGAATGTAAATTTTCTGTTCATAGTAGTACTTAACAATGTTGTGCTTTTCGACAGCGGCCGATAAGGTCTGATTTGAGCGTATAAAGACCCTATCAAGCATGGAGTGATAGTTATATGGCAGGTAAACCATCTTTGCGTACCATACGAGATAAATAAAACAAGGCATATGTCACGCAACAAGGTTTTGCAGACTATATGCATTAAATAAAAATAACGATATGGTAGGAAAAACCCTTTTGAGGACCATATGAAATAAAAATCTCTATCCGTATGGTACGTAAATCAAATGAATGCTGTTGTGCATTTCGGCTGGAGCCGAAATGGCTCGCTCGAAGTGGATGATACCCGTTTGATGCCATATAAAGATAGTATGGCAGTCATAGGGTACGCAAACCCCTCTTGAGTACAGCAAGAAGTTCAAACCTTTGTACTTGAAGTACATAAATCTCGTTTGAGGACCGCAAATACGTTAATTCCCTGTCTTTGAGGTACGTTGAGACATTTTTTGTATTCCAGGTGTAACCCCCCGCATCATTACGATTGTTTTCCGTGCCGTTTGCTTGTTATTCATATAATCTAGTTTTAAAAACAATCGTTCTCTTTGCTAAATTCATCATTTATAGATATGATTAGCTCAATGTTAGTAAACAAATCAAGTTTTATAAACGATTGAGAAGGAGATTTTAAATCATGGTTGAATCATCTGAAATTACGATTGTATCTTCTACGAATGAAGATTTTATGCCACATTTGGCAACATTATTTTTATCTTTGCTGCAGACCAAGCAGGAAAATACCATTATCAATTTTTATGTCATTGATGACCATATTTCATTGCAATCAAAAGAGCAATTGAACCGCATGGTAAATGAATACGATGCGAGCATCAGCTACTTACAAATTGATACATTGGAATTTGATGATATGGTTGAAAGCGACCGTATTCCTACAACCGCTTATTTCCGGATCGCAATTCCGAACTTTTTAAAGAGCACAGATGTTAAACGCGCTATTTATTTAGATTGCGATATCATTGCTTTGGAAGACATCGAACAAATTTGGTCGGTTGATTTAGGCGACAATTTGTTGGCTGCTGTAGAAGACGCTGGCTTCCATCAACGGTTAGATGCGATGGAAATCGATGCTGAATCGAATACGTATTTTAACTCAGGTATGATGATCATCGACATCGACAAATGGCGGAAAGAAAAAATTTCAGAACAAGTCTTTAAATTTGCTTTAGAGAACCAAGATGAGTTAAGATTTCACGATCAAGATGCATTAAATGCTATTTTACATGATCGCTGGCTGGTTCTACATCCCAAATGGAATGCGCAAGCTTATATTCTGACCAATGAACAAGAACATCCAACTAAAATTGGAGAAGTTGAATACGCTGAAGCTCGAAATGCACCAGCTTTAGTTCATTTCAGCGGCCATATTAAACCATGGCATAAAGAATCCGACCACCCTTATCGGGATGCGTATTTAAAGATTCGCAACCAGACCCCATTCCCGATTGAAGGAGAACTGGAATCGGGTCAAAGAGATTAGTGTGTTAAACCAAAAGCTTGAAGAGCCGTTGTCCCCCGACAGCTCTTCAAGCTTTTTTATTTTTTGCTTAACCATCAGGCTTCTATTTTTTGAA is a genomic window of Carnobacterium sp. CP1 containing:
- a CDS encoding glycosyltransferase family 8 protein produces the protein MVESSEITIVSSTNEDFMPHLATLFLSLLQTKQENTIINFYVIDDHISLQSKEQLNRMVNEYDASISYLQIDTLEFDDMVESDRIPTTAYFRIAIPNFLKSTDVKRAIYLDCDIIALEDIEQIWSVDLGDNLLAAVEDAGFHQRLDAMEIDAESNTYFNSGMMIIDIDKWRKEKISEQVFKFALENQDELRFHDQDALNAILHDRWLVLHPKWNAQAYILTNEQEHPTKIGEVEYAEARNAPALVHFSGHIKPWHKESDHPYRDAYLKIRNQTPFPIEGELESGQRD